A region from the Pararge aegeria chromosome Z, ilParAegt1.1, whole genome shotgun sequence genome encodes:
- the LOC120636257 gene encoding dendritic arbor reduction protein 1-like has product MEACCAITPAEDLVGDQIVPGGGRWGTPHAVGLLDSWFQMQTSELESLLCKQEGASLAPGHMDLFDGGTTSRDDAFLRPALWEDIASSIRNIDPENANMLAPLGATHVKLEAEDALLEECATPLLSPLEIKTERLCAPPTYAHPQPPQLQMQHQPATSFSKYPPSRLVYMSPLTPPGSDQGSPGNSMQGGPRRTPPPPYHPPPLLRAPHLPPHPVSQSHHHSQGMSQSLHMAPQPNQVQHSHIPPPHSRLAPPPVKYNRRNNPELEKRRVHHCDFLETCAPPVRASSSLAPRASTFQAEQSHVQNNPGLEKRRVHHCEFIGCTKVYTKSSHLKAHQRIHTGEKPYTCQWPECEWRFARSDELTRHYRKHTGAKPFKCAVCERSFARSDHLALHMKRHLPKTSK; this is encoded by the exons ACATCTGAGCTGGAGTCACTGCTGTGCAAGCAAGAGGGCGCCTCACTCGCGCCCGGCCACATGGACCTTTTTGATGGCGGAACGACTTCGCGTGATGATGCCTTCCTCCGCCCCGCTCTATGGGAGGACATCGCCTCATCTATCAGGAACATCGATCCTGAGAATGCGAACATGCTCGCTCCCCTTGGAGCCACCCACGTTAAACTGGAAGCTGAGGACGCACTGCTCGAAGAATGCGCCACTCCTTTACTCAGCCCTCTGGAAATCAAGACGGAGAGGCTCTGTGCTCCACCAACATATGCGCATCCTCAACCGCCCCAACTACAGATGCAACACCAGCCGGCAACGTCTTTCTCAAAATACCCCCCCTCGAGGCTAGTGTACATGTCTCCGCTAACGCCGCCTGGATCCGATCAGGGTAGCCCGGGAAATTCAATGCAG GGTGGACCGCGACGTACACCACCACCACCATACCACCCACCACCACTGCTGCGTGCGCCGCACCTACCACCGCATCCTGTGTCACAAAGTCATCATCACTCACAG ggTATGTCGCAATCTCTGCATATGGCTCCGCAACCTAACCAAGTGCAACATTCTCATATACCACCTCCTCACTCGCGGCTTGCACCTCCGCCCGTCAAGTACAACCGCCGAAACAATCCGGAGTTGGAGAAGAGGAGAGTTCACCACTGTGATTTTCTAG AAACCTGCGCACCACCTGTACGCGCCAGCTCCTCACTAGCGCCTCGCGCCTCAACCTTTCAAGCAGAACAGTCCCATGTGCAAAACAACCCTGGACTAGAGAAGAGAAGAGTGCACCATTGCGAATTtatag gGTGCACCAAAGTTTACACAAAAAGTTCGCATCTGAAGGCTCATCAGCGAATACATACAG GAGAGAAACCTTATACTTGCCAATGGCCAGAGTGCGAATGGAGATTCGCGCGGTCTGACGAGTTGACCCGTCATTACCGCAAGCATACTGGAGCTAAACCGTTCAAATGCGCAGTCTGTGAGCGTTCCTTCGCGCGATCTGACCACCTCGCGTTGCACATGAAGCGGCACTTGCCCAAAACGTCTAAATGA